CCTTGACAAAAAGCTCCCTGTCAAGAAAGGGAGTCTCAAGGTCGCCCTCTGAGAGGAAGGGCGAATCCTCGCGTTGCTTATCCTTTGAAGGCATGGCGAAATTCCTCGGATTGTCAGAGCTGGTCGGTCTTATGTTGTCGTAACTTTCCTTGCTTTCATTTCGCGTCCGGTGATTATAGACCAGTGCCGGATGATAGTTTTCATGGCGTCCTGAAGGGCTCCTTCTTTATAAAAAGCGGACGCGGCTGCTGGAGTATTGTAAGCTCCAGTCTCAATCAATATAAGAACCCTTGAAATAGGATCAGCAATATCGAAGTAGCTCTTGGAAAGACCATGAGCCGGTAACCCAACCCGCTGTGCAATCTTGAAGAGCCTTTGTTCAGGACTTGAGGCTTCTGCCCTTAGTGATACGACGATTGGAGAATCAAACTCCACGGTCAGGTGGAACCAGGACATCATCGAGACAAAGACAAATTCTTCACGTGACAGATTACCATTTATCCTGCGCGTTGTGAGCATGTCGTGCAGCTTTTCGGCAAGATCGGCGATTTTAGCGTCGTCGGTTGGTTTAGGTCCGATCCCGTTGTTAAGATGTTCAATTCCGATCCAGACCTCTCTAAGGAACTCCTCAAATGTGGGAACAAACTCATTATTTGCTGCCTCGGCTCTGACATAGGGATATGGTTTGCCGTCCTCTGTACCGTGGTTTAGATCCATACCAAACATCCGCTGATAGGCATTCCTTCGAGAGGCGCGCAGGTCTCCCCGAATGTCGCTGGTAATGCTGGTAATAAAGAATGATGGAGGATCTCTGTAGAACAACTCTTCGGTATTTCGCAGCCAGTGCTGTGCATCTGGCAATGGAACCCCCAGTTTTTCCCCATACAGGAACTCGTACAGCACACGGCGAAATATCTCATAAATCCTGGTATTCTCGATCATGTAAGCATAGATCAGGTGATCCCATAGGACTGTACGGCGCTGCGTTGGATCCTGGGAGAAATTGAGAGCATTCTCCAGAGTCGTACCTGTTAAGGGATTTGCTGGCGGTGCGGGTCGTATTACGGCTTCCGAACCAGTGGGAGGTTCGATGCTGGCTGCCCTGCTCATCGGATTAAGCCAGAAATCGGGTACTGGAAGGATATCACTCCTGTGTCCTGGATGTCCTAAAACCTTTGCAGCATCGTGAACTCTGCTCTTCCAGGATACTTCCAGTAACGTTGTCAACTCCAGCGGATGACATTTAAAGAGGGCTAAAGCTCCCTCAGGGATTTTGCCTGCAAAACGTCTAAACATATTTTAATCCTCCATCTCTTTCTATTTCTCTATCAGAGCGGGCCGACTCTGCACAGCCCAATGGCTACGTTGTTTGTCAAATCGGATTCATCGATCTCAAATTTAGCATTGACAGTTATAATAAACAGGCAATTCGAATTAGAGCACCTTTGCATATCAAACTCGAGTTCAATGGATTTGCCTGCTGGAATTTCCGGTGTGGTTTTGTCGCTGGTCTCACTGATATTGAAGTTACTTAAGTCAACAAAGGTCACTCTGGTAGTAGATTGAGGTGCAGTCGCATTGCCTCTGTTCTCGACAGTAACCACCAGCAGTTTCTCTCCTTCCTCCCCCTCTCTCAGATTACAGAACTCCTTCAAGCCTTCCCTATCAGAAGGTGGCTTAACAGGCACTAAATCTGGAAGCCCTGCAGGAATACATCCACTTCTCCACTTTCTGTGGCTGGGAAGCTCTTCGTTCTTCAAA
The Methanosarcina thermophila TM-1 genome window above contains:
- a CDS encoding CARDB domain-containing protein — protein: MTESTVEIAQKEFSVIRDLLLVPLKPDLKNEELPSHRKWRSGCIPAGLPDLVPVKPPSDREGLKEFCNLREGEEGEKLLVVTVENRGNATAPQSTTRVTFVDLSNFNISETSDKTTPEIPAGKSIELEFDMQRCSNSNCLFIITVNAKFEIDESDLTNNVAIGLCRVGPL